In Thermus aquaticus, the sequence GATGGCGGCCGCCAGGGCGGCGATCACGTCCCCGTCAGAGATGAGCTTGACCCGGGCCCCGGCCTCCCGGATCTCCCGGATGAGCCCTTCGTGCCGGGGGCGGTCCAGGACCACCACCACCAGGTCCTCCACCGAGCGCTGGAGGGCCAGGGCCAAAGCCTTCAGGTTGGCGGCCACGGGCCAGGTGAGGTCCACCAGCCCGGCGGCGGGCGGGGGGACGATGAGCTTTTCCATGTACATGTCGGGGGCGTGGAAGAGCCCGCCCTTCTCGCTGATGGCGATCACGGTGACGGCGTTGGGCAGGCCCTTGGCGGCGGTGGTGGTCCCCTCCACCGGGTCCACGGCGATGTCCACCTCGAGGCCCCCCGCCCCCAGGACCTCGCCGATGTAGAGCATGGGGGCCTCGTCTATCTCCCCCTCGCCGATGACCACGGTGCCCTTGATGGGAAGCTCGTTGAGGACCCGGCGCATGGCCTCGGTGCCCGCCTCGTCCACGGCCTCCTTGTCCCCCTTGCCCGCCAGGCGGCTCGCCGCCAGGGCGGCCTGCTCCGTGACCCGCACCACCTCCAGGACCAAGCGGCGTTCTATTTCCATGCTTCCACTATACCGGGAAGGCGTTATACCACCCCATGCTGGCGCAAGCCAGCATGGGGGCCCCGGCAAAAGGTTACTGGCGCAGTTACCCGGCATTGTGGGCCGAAGGAACAATAATGAACAATAATGGGCCCATGGAAGCCCTGCAGGCGGGAGGGCCGGAGGCTTACCGGAAGCTCCTTAGGAAGAGGTACCTGCGCCGCTTAAAGCGGAGGGGCCTTTGGGCCTACCTTCTCGGCCTGGTGCGCCTCGTTTACCTAGAGGCCAGGCTCCTGAGGCGCCTCTGGCTCAACCGCTAGCCTTCTGGGGCCGGTGCCGCTTTAGGAGGGTCTCGGCCAGGTCCTCGAGGCTGAGCCCCGTCTCCGCCAGGGTGAGGAGGAGGTGGAAGAGGAGGTCCGCCGCCTCCCACCGGATCTCCTCGGGATCCCCGTTCTTGGCGGCGATGATGACCTCCCCCGCCTCCTCGCCGATCTTCTTCAGGATGCGGTCCAGGCCCGCCTGGTGCATCCTGGCCACGTAGCTCCCCTCGGGAAGCGTCTTAAGCCTCTCCAGGATGGTGGCGTAGACCTGGCCCAGGGCGAAGCCCAGGTCCTTCCTGCCCCCTAGCAGGGGGCGGTGGAAGCAGGTCCTCTCGCCGGTGTGGCAGGCGGGGCCCTTGGGGATCACCCGGTAGACCACGGCGTCCCCGTCGCAGTCCAGGAGGACCTCCACCACTTCCTGGACGTTCCCCGAGGTCTCCCCCTTGCGCCAGAGGCTCTTTCGGCTTCGGCTGTAGAAGACGCTTTGCCCCGTCCGCAAGGTCTCCTCGAGGGCCTCCCGGTTGGCGTAGGCCAGGGTCAGGACCTCCCCCGTGCGGGCGTCCTGGACCACCACCGGCACCAGGCCCCTTTTGTCAAAGCGCACCGCCGTAAGGTCCATGCCCCTCAGTCTAGCCGCACGTGGAGGCCCCGCTCCGCCAGAAAGGCCTTGAGCCCGGGGATGGGGATCTCGCCGAAGTGGAAGACGCTGGCCGCCAAAGCGGCCTCGGCACCCGCTTGGAAGACTTCCAGAAAGTGCTCCATCCGCCCCGCCCCCCCGCTGGCGATGACGGGCACGTTCACCGCCTGGGCCACAAGCCGGGTGAGCCTCAGGTCGTACCCCTCCTTGGTGCCGTCCTTGTCCATGCTGGTGAGGAGGATCTCCCCGGCCCCAAGCTCCGCCCCCCTCACCGCCCACTCCACGGCGTGGAGGCCCGTGGGGATTCGGCCCCCGGCCACGTAGACCTCGGGGAAGTCTCCCCGCCACCTGGCGTCAATGGCCAGGACCACCGCCTGGGCGCCGAAGTGGTCGGCGAGCTCGGCGATGAGCTCGGGCCGCCCTACCGCCGCCGAGTTCACGCTCACCTTGTCGGCCCCCGCCAGGAGGAGCTTCCTGGCGTCCTGGAGACTCCTCACCCCCCCGCCCACGGTGAGGGGGATGAAGACCCTCTCGGCCACCTGGGCCACCACCTCCAAGAGGATGGCCCGCTCCTCGAGGGTGGCGGAGATGTCCAGGAAGACGAGCTCGTCGGCCCCGGCCTCGTCGTAGGCCCGGGCGGCCTCCACCGGGTCCCCGGCGTCTTGGAGGTTGACGAAGTTCACCCCCTTCACCACGCGGCCGGCGTGGACGTCCAGGCAGGGGATGATGCGCTTGGCCAGGCTCATAGGGGGGGATGGTAGAGGAGTTCGGCCTGGGGAAGGAGGAGGGGGGCCACCCTTTCCCCCCTGGCCACGGAAAAGCTCTCCCCGTAGACCCTCCCCTCCGGCCTCCTAAAGACCTGAAGGGCCTTATGGGTGAGGAGCCGGACCTCGGGAACCCCGGCCTCGGCGTAGAGGGGAAGCTTTTTCTCCCGGTCCCAGGCCTCCGTGGAGAGGCTCACCTCCACCAGGAGGAGGACGTCCTTGGGGCGGGGGTGGTCCTGGGTGTAGAAGTCTTCCCGGGGCCTAAGGAGGAGGTCGGGGAGGGGCAGGCTGTGGGGGGAGAGGTAAAGGGGGCTTTGCACCCGGATCTGGGCCAGGCCCTGGACCTTGGGGGCTAGGGCGTGGAGGAGCCAGTCTAAGTACCCCACCGCGGCATTCGCCGCGGTGGGGGCCCCAGAAAATCCCTTCCACAGCCCCAACTTGGGCACCCCATGTTGCGAAACCAAAGTGCGGGCACTTAGGAGCCCGGCGTGCTGGCTGGAAGGGGGGGTCATCTCGTAGACCTCGCCGTCCAAAAGCTCCAGGCGGGCCTCGGGGTGGAGGCTGGCCAGGGCCAGAACCTCCTCCACCCGGAACCGGTGCCGCACCATAGGGGCCATTATACTTTCCCGAAGGCCCTTCCGGTGCTACCATCTAAAGGATGGAACGGGTGAACGTGGTGGGCGGGGGCCTCGCGGGGAGCGAGGCCGCCTGGACCCTTCTTCGCATGGGCGTGCCGGTGCGGCTTTTTGAGATGCGCCCTAAGCGCATGACCCCGGCCCACACCACCGACCGCTTCGCCGAGATCGTCTGCTCCAACTCCCTGGGCGGGGAGGGGGAGACTAACGCCAAGGGCCTCCTTCAGGCGGAGATGCGCCTTTCGGGAAGCCTGGTCATGGAGGCGGCGGAGGCGGCCCGGGTGCCCGCCGGCGGGGCCTTGGCCGTGGACCGGGAGGTCTTCTCCGGGTTCATCACCGAGAGGCTTCAGGCCCACCCCCTCCTCGAGGTGGTGCGGGAGGAGGTCAGGGAGATCCCCGAGGGCCTCACGGTTTTGGCCACGGGGCCCCTCACCTCGGAGGCCCTGGCCGAAGCCCTGAAGAGGCGCTTTGGCGATCACTTCCTCGCCTACTACGACGCCGCCAGCCCCATCGTCCTCTACGAGAGCATTGACCTCTCCAAGTGCTTCCGCGCCGGGCGCTACGACCAGAGCGCCGACTACCTCAACTGCCCCATGACCGAGGAAGAGTACCGCCGCTTTTACGAGGCCCTGGTGGCGGCGGAGCGCCACACCCCCCACGAGTGGGAGAACCTCCAGTACTTTGAGGCCTGCGTGCCCGTGGAGGAGCTGGGGCGGAGGGGGTACCAGACCCTCCTCTACGGCCCCATGAAGCCCGTGGGCCTCAAGGACCCCAGGACGGGAAAGGAGCCCTTCGCCGTGGTGCAGCTTCGCCAGGAGGACAAGGAGGGGCGGATGTGGAGCCTGGTGGGCTTCCAGACCGGCCTCAAGTGGCCCGAGCAGAAGCGCCTCATCCAGATGATCCCCGGTTTAGAGAACGCCGAGATCGTCCGCTACGGGGTCATGCACCGCAACACCTACCTGAACGCCCCGAGGCTCCTAAGGGAGACCCTGGAGTTCAAGGGGGCGGAGGGGCTTTTCGCCGCCGGGGTCCTGGCGGGGGTGGAGGGGTATCTGGAAAGCGCCGCCACGGGCTTTTTGGCCGGCCTGAACGCCGCCCGCCGGGCTTTGGGCCTGGAGCCTCTGGTCCCCCCTGAGGCCAGCATGCCGGGAGGGCTGGTCCGCTTCCTGGCCACGGCCAACCCCGAGAACTTCCAGCCCATGAACGCCAACTGGGGCCTGGTGCCGCCTGTGGAGGGGCGGGGCAAGAAGGAGAAGCGCCAGGCCATGTACCGAAGGGGCCTCGAGGCCTTCGCCCAGTGGCTTTCCGCCCTCAAGCCCCCCCTTCCCGGGGCGAGGAGCCTTCAGCCTCTGCCCTGAGCTTTAGGGCCTTCAGGGCCACCTCCCGTTCGTTCCAGGGCAAGGCTTCCTGGCCCCTTTCCAGAGTGGCCTCGTGCCCCTTGCCCGCAAGGAGCACCGTGTCCCCCTCCTGGGCCTCCAGGATGGCCTTCAAGATGGCCTCCTCCCGGTCGGGGACCAGTTCAAAACGCCCCCCTTCCGCCGCGGCCGCCCGGGCCATGGCCTCGAGGATGGCCCCTAGGTCCTCGGTGCGGTGGTCCTCCTCGGTGAAGAAGGCCTTGTCGGCCAGGCGGGCCGCCACCCGGCCGATGTCCTCCCGCCTTCTCGGGTCCCTCTCCCCCGCCGCCCCCACCACGAGGAGAAGCCGCCCCTTTGTGGTGGACCTCAGGGTCCTGAGCGCCGCCTCCAGGCTTTTGCCGGTGTGGGCGAAGTCTATGACCACCCGGAAGGGTTTTTCCTGCACCACCTCCATCCGGCCCGGGACCCCCGGGAAGCCGGAAAGGCGCTCAAGGACTTTTTCTAGGGGAACCCCCGCGGCCAAAGCGGCGGCGGAGGCGGCCAGGGCGTTTTCCACGTTGTGGGCGCCGATGAGGGGGAGGTGAACCTCCCTCTTCCCCCAGGGGGTGTGGAGGGTGAAGCGCAGGCCCTCTTCCTCCCGCACCCCTTCCGCCCACACCTCCCCTCCCGGCCCGAAGAGGAGGTGGGGCCTCTGGCGAAGCCTTTCCAGGTGGGGCAGGCTGGTATTTAAGACGGCCAGGTCCGAGCGCTCCACCAGGAGGGTCTTGGCGTTGAAGTAGGCCTCGGGGGTGCCGTGGAAATCCAGGTGGTCGTCGGGGTAGAAGTTGACGAAGACCCCCACCCGGAAGGTGAGCCCCTCCACCCGCTTGAGGGCCAGGGCGTGGCTGGAGACCTCAAGAACGGCCTCCCTCAGGCCCCTATCGGCGGCCTCCCTCAGGAAGGCGTAGACCTCGGGGGCCTCGGGGGTGGTAAAGTGGCCGATGGGGGGCCTGGCCTCCCCGCCCAGGCGGAGGCCCACGGTGGAGAGGAGGGCGGCCCCTTCCAGGAGGTGGTGGAGGAGGAAGGCCGTGGTGCTCTTCCCCTTGGAACCCGTGACCCCAAAAAGCCTCAAGGCGCGGTCCGGCTCCCCGTAAAAGCGCCGGGCCAGGAGGGCCAGGGCCTGGCGGCTATCGGCCACCCGGGCGTAGGGGACGGGGAGGGTGAGGTCCTGTTCCCCCACCACGGCGATGGCCCCCCGCCTGAGGGCCTCGGGGATGAAGGCGTGCCCGTCCAGGGGCCTGCGGTGGGGGAGGGGGACGCCGGGGACGGCTACGAAGACGAAGCCGGGCTCCACCCGCCTGGAGTCCTGGGTGAGGCCCCGCACGGGCAGGGGCGGGGCCTCCTGGCCCAGGGGGGCGAAAAGCTCCTTGAGGGTCATGAGCCAAGCCTCCGCTTTAGCGCCTCCAGAAGGGCCATGCGGTCCTCCTCCCTGTCCACGAAGTCCAGGCGGTCGGCCTCCACCACTTCCACCGGGGACAGGTTCCAGGAGGCCATCAGGTCCTCGTAGAGGGCGTTCAAGGAGAGGAGGTAGCGGTCGGGGATCTGCCTTTCAAAGGGGCGGCCCCGTTTGGCGATCCTGGCCTTCAGGGTGGGGAGGCTCGCCCGCAGGTAGATGAGGAGGTCGGGCTTCCTGAGGGCCGGGGAGACGCTCTGGAAGAGGTCCATGTAGGTCTCCCAGTCCCGCCGGGAGAGGAAGCCTTCCCGGTGGAGGTTCTTGGCGAAGACGAAGGCGTCCTCGTAGACCGTGCGGTCCTGGACCACCCGGGGGTTGCCGTTCACCTCCAAAAGGTGCTGGCGCACCCGCCGGGCCAGGAAGAAGACCTGGGAGTGAAAGGCGTAAGACGCCATGTCCCGGTAGAAGTCCTCCAGGTAGGGGTTCTCGCTCACCGCCTCGTAGACGGGCTTGAGGTCGAAGGCCTCGGCCAGGAGGGCGGTGAGGGTGCTCTTGCCGCTGCCGATGTTGCCGGCGATGGCGATGTACATCAGGGCCTCTTCTGGGCCAGGTGCTCCCTGACCAGGGCCACCACCGCCTCCCGGTGGGGGCCGGTGGGGCTGAAGTCCAGGGCGTCGGCCTCGAGGACCAGAAGGGGGTGGGGGTAGCGGGCGAATTGGCGCTCGTAGGCCTCGGAGAGGGCCTCCAGGTAGGCGGGGTCCATGCCCCGCTCAAAGGGGCGGCCCCGCCGGGCGATCCTGTCTAGGAGGACGGGGACCGGGGCCCTCAGGTAGACCGTGAGGTCGGGCGGGGGCACCTTTGGGGCCAGTTCCCGGTAGAGCTCCAGGTAGAGGTCCCACTCCGGGCCCTCCAGGTTGAGGCTGGCGAAGATGGGGTCCTTGTCCAGGAGGTAGTCGGCCACCACGCCTCCGAAAAGGGGCTTTTGCCGCAAGGGGGCGAGCTGGCGGAAGCGGGAGAGGAGGAAGAAGACCTGGACCTTGAAGGCGTAGCGCCGCCGGTCCTGGTAGAAGAGGGGCAAGAAGGGGTTTTCCTCCACCACCTCCAAAAGGGGCTCGGCCCCCAGGGCCTCCGAAAGAAGCCGGGCCAGGGTGGTCTTGCCCACCCCGATGGGTCCTTCCACGGCCAGGTACACGCCTCACCTCCGGGGACGGGCCATCATGACCAGGGTGGCCTCGAGGCGGCGCCCCTCCCGCCAGAGGGTGAGGCGCACCCGGTCCCCCGGGCGGAAGCGGGCGATCTGCCGCACCACCTCCGCCTTGTCCTTGACCGGCTTGCCGTTGATGGCCAGGATCACGTCCCCCAGGGCCAAAAGCCGGCCCTGGGCGTCCCGCTGGGCCCCCCTGAGGCCGGCCCGGGCGGCGGGGCTACCCGGCTCCACCCGGTCCACCATGGCCCCCTGGGTGGTGGTGAGGCCCAGGGCCCGTAGGAGCACTGGGGGAAGCTCCTCCAGGGAGACCAGGCTGGCCCCAAGCCACCCCCTCTGGGGGATGCCGAAGCGCTCCAGGTCCTCCACGCTCTGGGCCGCCAGCTCCCCCGGGATGGCCACGCCGATCCCCCCCACCCCCGAGGGGCCGCCCACCACGTCGGCCACCACGCCCATCACCTGCCCCTGGAGGTTCAGGAGGGGGCTTCCCGAGTTGCCCACGGTGAGGGGGGCGTCGGTGAAGAGGTACGCCCCCACCTCGGCCCCGATGCTGGGGTCGGGGGTGGGGACCTCGAGGGGGCCCACCCCGGCCAGGATGCCGGAGGAGGCCAGGGGGCCCTGGCCATAGGGGAAGCCCACCAGGACCAGGCCCATCCCCAGGGGAAGGCTCTCCGGAGAGGCCCGGTTAAAGCTCAGGACCGCCGGGGCCTGCACGCCCTTCACCGTAAGGAGGGCCAGGTCTATCCCCGGGTCCACGGCGAAGCGCTCGGCGGGGAAGGTGCGGCCGTCGTAAAGGCGGATGGTGAGGTCGGAGAGGTCCTGGACCACGTGGTAGTTGGTGACCACCCGCAAGGGGCTCACGAAGAAGCCCGTGCCCACGGTCCCGCCGTCGGCGGCGGGGGCCGTGCCCTGGATGCGCACCACGGCGGGGAGGGCCCTCTTGATGACCTGGCTCCGGGCCACCTCCTCGGGGGCGGTGAGGCGCTGGCCCAGGGCGAGGGCCAAGGCGAGAAGGAGGCCAAGGAAGACAGGGCGGCCCATGCCCTTACATTACCTCAGGGGCGGGGATGCCCAGGAGGCCGAGGCCGATCTTAAGGGTCTCCTGAAGGCTTCTCACCAGCTCCAGCCTGAGCTCCCGCAAGCCTTCCGGGGCGGTGAGGACGGGGGTGGCGGGGCGGCCCTCCTCCTTGGCGTTGTAGTAGGCGTTCCAGGCGGCCGCCAGGTCCAGGAGGTACTGGGCCAGGACGTGGGGGCTCTTTTCCGCGGCGGCCTCCAGCACCGCCTCCTCAAAGTCCAGGAGGGCCAGGGCCAGCTCCCGCTCGTAGGGGGTGGCCTGGGCGGGGTCCGGGGGGCCCCACTCCCCCGCCTTGCGCAGGATGGCGTGGGCCCGGGCGTGGGCGTACTGGACGTAGGGCCCCGTGTCCCCCTCAAAGGAGAGGGCCTCCTGGTAGCGGAAGTCTATCTGCTTTCTGGGCTCGGTCTTGCTCATGGCGAAGCGGATGGCTCCCAGGGCCACCATCCGGGCCGCCTCCTCCTTGTCGGGGTGGTCGGGGTTCTTCTCGCTGATGACGGCCAGGGCTCGCCTCCTGGCCTCCTCCAGGACCTCGTCCACGCTCACCGAGAGGCCCTTCCGCCCCGACATCTGCTTGCCTTCCAGGAGGACGGTTTCGTAGGCCAGGTGGAAGGCCCGCTGGGCCAGGTCCGGGCGGCCCGCCAGGGCCAAGGCGGCCCGCACCAGGGCCTGGGGGTGGCTCTGGCGCACGTCAATGACGTTGATGGTCTCCTGGGCCCTTGGGGTGTAGGGCTCCCCCTCGGGGGCGCTGGTCCTGAGGTGGGGGTAGTAGGGGTTTTCGTAGGGGCGGAAGGGGAGGCCCTCCAGAAGGCCCATCTTCCAGAACTGGAAGGCGATGTCCTTGGCGTAGTAGGTGGCGGCCCCGCCGGAGCGCACCAGGACGAAGTAGGGGTCCTCGAGGCCCGGGATGAAGGGGCTAGCGTCCATGACCAGGGCCCCGGCGTACTTGCCCTCCGTGGGCCGGAAGACGTGGGGGCTCCGCTCCAAAATGGCCAGGGCCTTCTTGAGAAGCCCCGCCCGCACGATGTCGGACTCCCAGACCAAGAGGTCGTAGTGGGCGGCCAGGGCGTGCATGGTGGCCATCTGGGCCAGGAGGATGCGGTTCACCTCCTCCCTTAGCTCCCCCCGCTCCAGGGCGTGGAGGACCTCCTCAATGGCGGGCTGAAGCTTCTCGTACTCGGGGTCCTGGTGGAGGCGCACGTAGGCCCTGCCGGCGAAGTGGTCGTACTTCTCCTTCCCGTCCCAGGTGAGGCCGTAGTGCCTCAGGGCGAAGAGGGTCTCCGCCGCCTGGCGGCCGGTGTCGTCTATGTAGTTGAGGACCAGGACCTCGCGGCCAGCGTAATCCAGGATGCGGGCCAGGCTGTCCCCCAGGACGATGTTCCGGAGGTGGCCCACGTGAAGCTCCTTGTTGGGGTTCACCGAGGTGTGCTCAATGAGGACCAGGCCCTCCCGTTTGGGGAAGGGCCCCTTGGGGCGGAGGGCCTCCTCGAGGAGGTCTTCCGTCCGCAGGCGGAAGTTTAGGTACCCCCCCACGGGGATGGCCTCCTCCACGAAGGGGGGAAGTTCCAGGCGGCTTTTAAGCTCCTCGGCGATGGTTTGGGGGGGCTTCCTCAGCTCCTTGGCCAGGGCGAAGAGGGGAACTCCGTAGTCCCCGGGCTTGTCCTTGGGGGCCTTGGCCACCTTGAGGCGGAGGTCCAGGCCCATCTCCTTGAGGGCGGCGTGAATGGCCTCTTCCAGGGCGCGGCGCACCATCAGGGGGCCATCATACAAGGCCTTTGGGGTTTTGCGGGGATGGGGAGGCAAACTGGAGCCACCATGGGAAGGTGGGTTTGGGCGTGGTTCCTTTGGGGCGTGGCCCAAGGCGGTGGCCCTGGCGGCGGGCCAGGCCCACCTCCTGGTCCTGGGCGAGGACGGCCGGGTCTACGCCCTGGGGGAAAACGAGATGGGGCAACTGGGGGACGGCACCCAGGAGAGTCGCCTGGAGCCCAGGCCCGTGGAGGGGCTCTTAGGGGTCAGGGCCATCGGGGCGGGGGACGCCCACAGCCTGGCCCTTCTGGCCGATGGCCGCCTCTTTGCCTGGGGGGACAACCGCTTTGGCCAGCTGGGGGACGGCACCCGGGAGGTTCGGCTCAGGCCGGTTCAGGTGCGCCTTCCCTGAGGGCCTCCTTGAGGGCCTGGGCCGCCTTGAGGCTCATCCCCGGGAGGCGGGCCAGCTCCTCCAGGGGGGCCTCCTTGAGGGCCTTTAGCCCGCCGTAGCGCTCCAGAAGGAGCTTCCTCCTGGCCTCCCCGATGCCGGGGATGCCCTCCAGGACCTTTAGGGCCTCCTGGGCGCGGCGCTTTTGGTGGTAGCGGAGGCCGTTTGCGTGGGCCTCGTCCCGGAGGTGGATGAGGAGCCTCAGGGCGGGGTGGGTGAGGGGGAGGCGGATCTCCCGTCCCTCGGGGGTGATGAGGACCTCCTCCTTCTTGGCCAGGCCCACCAGGGGCAGGCTGAGGCCCGCCCGCTCCAGGGCCCGCATGGCCGCCCGCACCTGGCCCAGGCCCCCGTCAATGAGGAGGAGGTCGGGGAGGGGCATCTCCTTGAGGCTTCCCGTGAAGCGGCGGAAGACCCCCTCCTCCATGGCGGCGTAGTCGTCGTTGCCGGCCCTGAGGCGCATCCTGCGGTACTCGGCCTTTTTGGGCCTTCCCCCCTCCATGACGGCCATGGAGAAGACCGGGGCCTCGCCCTGGAGGTGGCTCACGTCGTAGCCCTCTATGCGGAAAGGGCGCCTGGAAAGCGCCAAGAGGTCCTGCAAGGCCTTGAGCCCCGGGTGGTCCCCCCGCCTCTCCAGAAGCTTGAGCTCACTCTCCAGGGCCAGGCGGGCGTTTTTCTCCGCCAGCTCTAAGAGCCTCTGCTTCTCGCCCCGCTTGGGGACCCTGAGCTCCACCCGCCTCCCCGCCCGGCGGCGGAGGAGCTCGGCCAGGCTCTCCAGGTCCTCCAGGGGGAAGGGGAGGAGGACCAGGGGAGGGAGGGGGGAGGCCTCCAGGTAGTGGTCGCGGAGGAAGGCCCAGAGGATCTCCTCGTCGGTGGCCTCCTCCTTCTCCACCACCCGGCTGATGCGGCCCAGGATCCGCCCGGAGCGCACCTGGTAGAGCTGGACCACGCTAAGCGCCCCGGCCCGGGCCATGCCCAGGAAGTCCAGGTCGCCCATCTCCGGGTCAAAGGCCTGCTGGGCCGTGGAGAAGAAGGCCTTGAGGGCCTCTATCTGGTCGCGGATCTCGGCCGCCCGCTCAAACTCAAGCCTCCTCGCGGCCTCCCGCATCTTGGCCTCTAGCTCCGAAAGAAGCCCGTCCACCCGGCCCTCGAGGACCGCCTCCACCTGCCGCACCACCTCGCCGTAAGCCTTGGGGTCCGCCAGGCCCACGCAGGGGGCCAGGCACCGCCCCATGCTGTGGTTGAGGCAGGGGTAGCGCCGCCTTTTCATGGGGTAGCCGGAGTTTTTCCTCAAGGGGAAGAGGCGGTCCACGAGGGCCTTGATGCGGCGCAGGGCGCCGGCCTCGGGGAAGGGCCCGTAGTACCTGGCCCCGTCCTCCTCCACCCGCCGCACCACCAAGAGGGTGGGGAAGGGTTCGTTGGTGAGCTTGAGGAAGGGGTAGTGCTTGTCGTCCTTGAGGAGGACGTTGTAGGGAGGGCGGTGGGCCTTGATGAGGTTGGCCTCCAGGAGGAGGGCCTCCACCTCGTCCCGGGTGGCGATGAAGTCCAGGGCCGTGGCCTCCTCGGCGATGCGCCTGGCCTTGCCCTCGGCGTGGAAGTAGCTCTTCACCCGGGCGCGGAGGCTCTTGGCCTTGCCCACGTAGAGCACCTCCTCCCCCCGCTTCCATAGGTAGACCCCGGGGGCCTCCGGGAGGGGGGGAAGCTCTTCGGGCCGCATCTTTCCCATTGTAGACTCTCCCCGTGGACCCCTTCCTGGTGGACGCCCACCTGGACCTGGCCTATAACGCCCTGGACCTGGGCCGGGACCTGACCCTCCCCCTAAAGGCCCTGCGCCAACGGGACCCCCACCCCGACACCCCGGTGGTGACCCTCCCCTCCCTGCGGGAGGCCCGGGTGGGCATCGCCTTCGCCACCCTCTTCGTGGAGCCCCGGGCGGGGGGGCTTTCGGCCTGGGAGGAGGCCCTTCACGCCCAGCTCGCCCTCTACGAGGCCTGGGAAGGGATGGGCTTGGTGCGCCTCCTGAGGGAGCGGGAAGACCTCCTCCGCCACCTGGAGCGCTTTCCCCAAGACGGCACCCCGGGCCTGGTCCTCCTTTTGGAGGGGGCCCACCCCCTGCCGGAGCCCGAGGCCTTGGCGCCCCTCAGGAAAAGGGGCCTCAGGCTCCTCTCCCTCACCTGGGCCACCAAAAACGCCTACGCCGGGGGCAACGCCGGGCCCGGTCCCCTGACGGCGAAGGGCCTCGCCCTCCTGAAGGCCATGGAGGACCTGGGCGTGGCCCTGGACCTCTCCCACCTGGCCGATGAGGCCCTCTTCCCCGCCCTGGAGGCCTACGGGGGGCCGGTGTGCGCCACCCACGCCAACGCCAGGGCCCTCACCCCCACGCCCCGCCACCTCTCCGACGAGGCCCTTAAGGCCCTGGCCCAGAGGGGCGGGGTTCTGGGCCTCGTCCCCTTCAGCGCCTTTCTGGACGCAGGGTGGAAGCGGGGGATGGAGAGGCTTCCCCTCGCCGCCTTCCTCCGGCACAAGGCCCACGCCGAGGCCATCCTGGGCCCCAGGGGGGTGGGGCTGGGCACGGACTGGGACGGGGGGTTTGGCCTCGAGGCCCTTCCCCAGGGCCTGGACCGCCACCGGGACCTGTGGGCCCTGGGGGACGAGGGCTTTCTCGGGGGCAACTGGCTTTCCTGGCTACTTTCCTGGTTCTAGGGGCACCACGGCCAGGGTGCACCGGCTGGCGGCCACAAGCTTTTCCTCCTCGTCGTAGACCTTAACCTCCCAGACCTGGGTGGTGCGGCCCACGTGGAGGGGCCTGCCCACGGCCCGGATGGTGCCCTCCCGCTTGCTGCGGATGTGGTTGCAGTTGATCTCCAGGCCGAAGGCCCCGTACCCTGGGGGGCAGTTCAAGAAGCCCCCCAAGCTGGCCACGCTCTCCGCCAGGGCCACCGTGGCCCCTCCGTGGAGGAAGCCGAAGGGCTGGTGGACCCTGGGGGAGACCGCAAGCTCCGCCACCACCTCGTCCTTCTCCGCCTTCAGGTAGCGCACCCCCAGGGTCTTGTCCAGGGTTTCCTTGGCCAGAAAGGCGTCCTTGTCCATGGCTTGGAGTATAAAGGGGGGCGTGGGTCTGGTG encodes:
- the trmFO gene encoding methylenetetrahydrofolate--tRNA-(uracil(54)-C(5))-methyltransferase (FADH(2)-oxidizing) TrmFO, whose amino-acid sequence is MERVNVVGGGLAGSEAAWTLLRMGVPVRLFEMRPKRMTPAHTTDRFAEIVCSNSLGGEGETNAKGLLQAEMRLSGSLVMEAAEAARVPAGGALAVDREVFSGFITERLQAHPLLEVVREEVREIPEGLTVLATGPLTSEALAEALKRRFGDHFLAYYDAASPIVLYESIDLSKCFRAGRYDQSADYLNCPMTEEEYRRFYEALVAAERHTPHEWENLQYFEACVPVEELGRRGYQTLLYGPMKPVGLKDPRTGKEPFAVVQLRQEDKEGRMWSLVGFQTGLKWPEQKRLIQMIPGLENAEIVRYGVMHRNTYLNAPRLLRETLEFKGAEGLFAAGVLAGVEGYLESAATGFLAGLNAARRALGLEPLVPPEASMPGGLVRFLATANPENFQPMNANWGLVPPVEGRGKKEKRQAMYRRGLEAFAQWLSALKPPLPGARSLQPLP
- the hisIE gene encoding bifunctional phosphoribosyl-AMP cyclohydrolase/phosphoribosyl-ATP diphosphatase HisIE: MDLTAVRFDKRGLVPVVVQDARTGEVLTLAYANREALEETLRTGQSVFYSRSRKSLWRKGETSGNVQEVVEVLLDCDGDAVVYRVIPKGPACHTGERTCFHRPLLGGRKDLGFALGQVYATILERLKTLPEGSYVARMHQAGLDRILKKIGEEAGEVIIAAKNGDPEEIRWEAADLLFHLLLTLAETGLSLEDLAETLLKRHRPQKASG
- a CDS encoding Mur ligase family protein; translation: MTLKELFAPLGQEAPPLPVRGLTQDSRRVEPGFVFVAVPGVPLPHRRPLDGHAFIPEALRRGAIAVVGEQDLTLPVPYARVADSRQALALLARRFYGEPDRALRLFGVTGSKGKSTTAFLLHHLLEGAALLSTVGLRLGGEARPPIGHFTTPEAPEVYAFLREAADRGLREAVLEVSSHALALKRVEGLTFRVGVFVNFYPDDHLDFHGTPEAYFNAKTLLVERSDLAVLNTSLPHLERLRQRPHLLFGPGGEVWAEGVREEEGLRFTLHTPWGKREVHLPLIGAHNVENALAASAAALAAGVPLEKVLERLSGFPGVPGRMEVVQEKPFRVVIDFAHTGKSLEAALRTLRSTTKGRLLLVVGAAGERDPRRREDIGRVAARLADKAFFTEEDHRTEDLGAILEAMARAAAAEGGRFELVPDREEAILKAILEAQEGDTVLLAGKGHEATLERGQEALPWNEREVALKALKLRAEAEGSSPREGGA
- a CDS encoding Uma2 family endonuclease; amino-acid sequence: MVRHRFRVEEVLALASLHPEARLELLDGEVYEMTPPSSQHAGLLSARTLVSQHGVPKLGLWKGFSGAPTAANAAVGYLDWLLHALAPKVQGLAQIRVQSPLYLSPHSLPLPDLLLRPREDFYTQDHPRPKDVLLLVEVSLSTEAWDREKKLPLYAEAGVPEVRLLTHKALQVFRRPEGRVYGESFSVARGERVAPLLLPQAELLYHPPL
- a CDS encoding deoxynucleoside kinase → MYIAIAGNIGSGKSTLTALLAEAFDLKPVYEAVSENPYLEDFYRDMASYAFHSQVFFLARRVRQHLLEVNGNPRVVQDRTVYEDAFVFAKNLHREGFLSRRDWETYMDLFQSVSPALRKPDLLIYLRASLPTLKARIAKRGRPFERQIPDRYLLSLNALYEDLMASWNLSPVEVVEADRLDFVDREEDRMALLEALKRRLGS
- the hisF gene encoding imidazole glycerol phosphate synthase subunit HisF, producing MSLAKRIIPCLDVHAGRVVKGVNFVNLQDAGDPVEAARAYDEAGADELVFLDISATLEERAILLEVVAQVAERVFIPLTVGGGVRSLQDARKLLLAGADKVSVNSAAVGRPELIAELADHFGAQAVVLAIDARWRGDFPEVYVAGGRIPTGLHAVEWAVRGAELGAGEILLTSMDKDGTKEGYDLRLTRLVAQAVNVPVIASGGAGRMEHFLEVFQAGAEAALAASVFHFGEIPIPGLKAFLAERGLHVRLD
- a CDS encoding deoxynucleoside kinase encodes the protein MYLAVEGPIGVGKTTLARLLSEALGAEPLLEVVEENPFLPLFYQDRRRYAFKVQVFFLLSRFRQLAPLRQKPLFGGVVADYLLDKDPIFASLNLEGPEWDLYLELYRELAPKVPPPDLTVYLRAPVPVLLDRIARRGRPFERGMDPAYLEALSEAYERQFARYPHPLLVLEADALDFSPTGPHREAVVALVREHLAQKRP